From the Hordeum vulgare subsp. vulgare chromosome 1H, MorexV3_pseudomolecules_assembly, whole genome shotgun sequence genome, the window GGAAAAATTCCCACTGTTTCGTCGGTGCGAGCGGGAAATAAGCCTGGGAATCTGGCCACGCGGAAATCAACGCAATCAGCAACAGTGTCGGCCGTGCGGAAACAGTGCCCTGGCCGCCTGCTCCCGAGGTGGCAGGGCCCACCCGGCTTTGTCCGTTACGGACAGGAGTGGGCGGGAACGGGTTCCGGCGCCGGCCGCCTCTGCcggtggcggcaggccccggccgccaggggtggtggcggcaggccccacggccgcctcgtgcggtggcggcaggtgccacgtgccgcctggcgcgcctgccgccacccGGGGTGGGGGTCTTTTTTCTCGTTTCCACTCGCAGGTGGTCTCTTTTGACAATCTCACTCGACAGGGGGTCCTTTTGAACAAAAATTCGTCAGTTGGGTACCCACCCTACCTACGCCTCACCCGTCACCCCCTTGGCAAACGCAGGCCACGATCGCCATGGCATGTGCACAACACATCACTCGCGGTCGTGCATCGGTGCGCGCCGCCGCGCGGACGTCGACCAGATCCGACCGAGTCCATccatgcagcagcagcagctttgCCGCGCTGCAACCACTCGCCGGATCCATCCATGACCATCACATGCATCCACATCATTCATCATATGGGCCGCCATTACCCATTAGCAGCAAAGCACGAAAGCAAAAGTCCAAAACAAAAGCCACAGCCATTGGATCTTCTTTTTTATGTCTCCCTGAACTTTGCTCTTGTACGTACGCTGTACATGGCATCCGCTAGTTGCGTACACCGGGTTGGTACGCCGGGTGCCCACGCCAAAAGGCAGCCAGCAGTGCCGGAAACCGGATCGGGAAAAGTGGTGGACGGGTCGAGCGAGGGATCGCTGTGCTGTGATGGCGTCCATGTGCTGCTGCTCATCGACCCGGTTTCGCCACCGCTGTAAATGATCGCCACCGCCGCTGTTTGCACATACTTAGCCGGAGCCCGGATGGATGTAATGGCGGAGCTCTCGATCGTTGTGGCCGGGTGGATGTACCGGCCGGCGTGGATCATAATTGGCGCATGATCCGTGGACCTTTCCACCGGAGCATAGTTGTAGTAAGTACCGGTGCCGTTGAGTTCCTCCATTGCTTGCGCACAACGTCTATAATATTCAACTCGATCACCCCGCATGTTATGCCGAGGACGGACCTTGACTGATTAATCTTAATCTAGTCCTAGTTAGTCACCGTGCATGAGTTACTGCGATGTGATCAAACTTTTGGATGGAATCGTAAAGCCCTTATACTGCATCTATGAGACTATGACATTCCGTCCGTACTACGTACGTTCCACCATGGCAGACCAGAGCAGAGCAGAGGGAATGTCCTGCGTCGACAACCAAGGGAAATGATAAACTAGCGCACCAGCCAGCCGTATTGCAACTACTAATACAGATTTACTAGTACAATTTTTGTCTGCCCTTTGTAGACGTTGGTACTGCCAGGCAGCGTACGTGAGCTGATGAGTAGTCAATGCATGCACCGGCCGCTTGATTAATCAATCAATCAATCGATCGATCGATCGCTAGTGTTATTAAGTCTACCATGATGCTGCCTGCACTACCAGCACTACTActagctattgttgttgttgttgttgtaccacCGCATCACTAAAATGATTATTACAACTTGTGATGGATCAATAATTACCTGTACCACCATACCACACCAAGCTAGTAGTACAACTGGAGGCCGAGTATAATACAAACGGGAAAGAAAAGAAAGATGGAGGTACGTACTGTATGTCTGTATCAGTACTAGCAACAAAACGAAAAGCGTATGCCCGGGCCCACGGGTCAGAGGAAGGAAGGAGCCCTTGGCAGCAGCACTCTTGGCCAACGCCCCCCCTTCTCTTAAATGCACAGCGAGTTTGCACACACACGACTCCACAAACACACAGAGGCGCGCGCACCTCACCTGACCGCACAACCGCACTGTACTGCACTACCTCACACtcagaggaggggaggaggggaggagacgGCGCAGGGCGGGCAGGTCCGGCCGAGAGTCCGtcgggagggggaggcggcggggggAATGCCGCTGGCCGTTGGTTCTCGGAGCGTGATTCTGGGCctagtcggcggcggcggcgccctgTTGTAGTTTGGAGGGGGGCGGTTGGTCGATTCGCGGGGCGGCCAAGGAACGAGGCCGGAATTCCCTTCACCGGCGCCGGAGAGGGGGGGATTTGCGACGGGCCTTCTCGCCGTGCTGGCGTGCGCTCGCGCGGAGGAGGAGCATGGCGCGGGTGGGAGGTGGCCGAGGCTGGGATTTCTCGCGAGGTATGTATGGATGGACCTCGTGCCTCTTCCCAGTACAATGCACTTCTTTTCCTCTCGTTTCTGTCCCGGCTAATCGCACGATTTCGTGGAGCATGGCTCAGCGGTCGGTCGTTTCTTGCGCACCTTTTTTTTCATTTAAAtttaaataaaaagaaagtaaaagCAAAGATACTAGAATGTACTCCATttttaaactaatataaaagtgtttagatcactattttaatgatctaaacgctcttatattactagtttacggagggagtatcttttCCCGGTGCTACTAATTCTGGGTTTCCTTTTAAAATGTGTTAAATTCAGGAGCTGAACACACACACCCTGTAGATTAActgatgccatttttagcttcgaTGCATTAATCTTCATTTATTTCCTGCTTCCACTCACCATTGCTGCTATGCCTGTCAAAACTTTGAAGTGTAAAAAATAGTCAGCGAGCCAGGCATGTGCAATGGGCAGATTTACCTGTGCAACTTCCAACCTTAAATGCTGTTGCAAGAAAAAGTAAAAGTAAAGATACTACTACTAGAATGTATGGGCAACGTTCGTTTCCTAGTGCTACTATTAATTTGGGGTTTCTTTAGAAAAGTGCTAAATTCAGCACCCGCCTTGGAGCGTTTCACTGTGATCAATCCATGCCATTTCTGCTTCGATTTGTATATTTGGTAGGTGCTCTAGTCTTTAACTCTTTATATCCTGCTTCCACTGCATGTGCAAGGAGCAAATGTGCTTGTAAAATAGCCAGGAATGTGCAAGCAGCAAATTTACTTGTACTTGTAAAATAGCCAGGAATGTGCAAGGAGCAAATTTACTCGTACAATTTCCAACCTAAATGCTCTAGGAGAAACATGGAAGCATGAACAAATTACAATCTTACTGTTGCAAGAAAAGTACTTCACTGCACTGCATTTCTACAGCTACAACTGTGGACTGTTTGTACCTAGTGTTTCCAGGAAACGTTTGTATGTAGTGCGCAGACAGCGACATCTCTCGCTCTGCACATTTGTCCCATGGCGTGAAGCCTGAGATGCCCTGCTCTACCATCGTGCCAGCTAGTGTGCCGTGCTGCCCATGATCACACACATCCGTCCATTATAATCCGCAGAGAGCCCCACGCCGCCCCCCGGAACCTCGAAAAAAAGGAATCCTCATCCCCGCTCGCATCTGAGACCACCTGCTTTATGTGCTGGACTTTTGGTTCGGTGCCACTGCTTTTATTCAAAGCGCTAGCTAGCTTGTTCCTTGAGAAAATTACATCTAGGTAGTAGTCGACCCTTGGTTAGTAGGTGCTCTCTGGGCAGTTGCTTTTGTGCATGTTCTACCTGTGCAGTGCAGCCAAGGAGTTGGCCAGTGTGCTGTGGCTTTCCTTTTATCTATTTCAAGTCCTGTTGGAATCCCGCCTTGTCACTATCCCTGCGTCCTTTCTGGCAAGTACCCAAGCGCCTTGTTTAGGCGTTAAGAAAACTGAGGTGTCCTGTGCAGTGCAGAAAAGGCTAAAGAGGAGTTTCATTTTATGGGTTTGTTTTTGGATGCTTTGTAAAAAGATACGTATGTGGGTTTCGTTTTATGCAGCACATGATCGCACCTGCCTCGCTGATGCACTGATTAGCTACAGGGGTGGGGCTTTGAATCGGTTAGTCTAAAGGAAAGACAAGGGTGTCATTCGTTGTAATGTTCCTCTGGGAGGGGAGGTTGGTATGCAGTAGCAGTTGAGAAAATCTGATGGACCCTGGACATGTCGATGGGTGGTAGCGCTTTGTCATTTTGTTATGGGGTGTATGTTTTTGTTCCAATAATGAGCTTTCCTCCGGCTTTCGATGCCACTAACGCGGATCAGTTATGATGCAAAGCCTGTAAAGCTGTTGGTGTTTGTAACACTGAGATACTGTATCTAGGTTCCTTGGGTCTTAAGTAATGTTGCTAGTATTGAATAAATCTGCATTTTTTACCGTTTGTGTAAGTAATCTCCCTGGCCATTAGAAACTGGGGTTGATAGCCTGGCACAACTTGTGTCAAATCCTGTTAATCTCACAACAGGCTCCTTTCTGGTCATCAAATTTGCTGTTATTTGGCAGGACCAGtaaacttatactccctccgtcccaaaataagtgactcaactttgtactaacacTAGTACAAAGTTAGTACAatgttgagtcacttattttgggacggagggagtattacattTTCCGAAACCAGACCCTGCATTGCAAACATGAGTGAAGATTCATCTTGTAAACTGTTAATGGATGAAAGAATTTTCTTCCATCCAACCGCGCAACTCTCTTAGTAGTTCTGTTCTACATTATTGGTCCTTTATAAAGACATTACAATGTCAGAAGGAAATAGTTATTGCTCTTTTGCCTTTTCTCATGGTCCCTAAAGCAATGATGTTTAGTTAGTTGCTTAATCATGAAGTAACTATCTTCATCGGGAAGCTCATTTGCTTCATCAGTTCATTTTGTGTATCCAAAATCCCTTCCAGTTCTACTATGTTTCTTCCACTTATAAACTGCACATTATACGCCCTCTATGATTCTGACTGTTGTTGTTATGAACCAATCTCACTTACTCTTGACTTACATTTTCCTTTTGTGCAGCAGGAGTGAAACATTGATGACCCTCGGATTATAATTCTGGTTCTCCTTGTTCTCTGGACATCCTAACAATGCAACATCTTTTGCTCATAGCTTTTCTTTCCGCTTCTTTCTTCCTTCATTACCCTCCTTGTGCCAAAGGAGCTGATCTGAACTCTGACAAGCAAGCCCTTCTTGCATTTTCTGCATCTCTGCCTCATGCAAGAAAGATCAACTGGACCCTCACAACCCAGGTCTGCACATCTTGGGTTGGGGTTACATGCACACCAGACGGGAAGCGTGTTCGTATGCTGCGACTACCTGCAGTGGGACTATTTGGTCCTATGCCCTCGAACATACTTGGCAAGCTTGATGCCTTAGAGGTGTTAAGCCTTCGGTCCAATCGTCTTACTGTTAGCCTCCCCCCTGATGTAGCATCCATTCCTTCTCTGCACTCTCTCTACCTTCAGCGCAACAACTTGTCGGGCATAATACCTACTTCACTATCATCAAATCTAGCATACCTTGACCTGTCGTACAACTCATTTGTTGGAGAAATCCCATTGAAAGTGCAAAATATGACTGAGCTTACTGGGTTGTCTCTCCAGAACAACTCTCTTTCTGGACCCATCCCTGATCTTCACCTCCCCAAACTGAGATATTTAAACTTGAGCTACAATAACCTCAGTGGGCCCATTCCGGCTTCTCTGCAGAAGTTTCCAGCCAGTTCTTTCTTGGGGAATGCTTTTCTGTGTGGGTTTCCCCTGGAATCATGTCCAGgaaccgctccttctccttctcctaatgCACCACCTTCCCAGGAAAGCaatttggaaaagttttggagaaaGCATCACAAAATTATCATAATTGCAATACTTGCTGGAGGAGCGGCAATATTGTTGATTTTGATTATCATACTCGTGACATGCATCTGCAAGAGGAAGGGAGGCGGAGAGCCTGGCGCAGCTTCATCATCATCCAAAGGAAAGGGTGTTGCAGGTGGAAGAGCAGAAAAATCCAAGCCAGAATACAGCAGTGGTGTCCAAGAAGCAGAGAGGAACAAACTAGTTTTCTTTGAGGGCTGTTCATATAATTTCGACCTGGAGGATCTGTTGAGGGCTTCAGCTGAAGTCCTGGGAAAAGGAAGTTACGGTACGACCTACAAAGCTGTTCTTGAGGATGGCACGACGGTGGTGGTCAAGAGGCtaaaggaggtggtggcgggaaAGAAGGAATTCGAACAGCAAATGGAGATAATTGACAGGCTTGGTCAGCACCAGGGTGTTGTTCCCTTGCGTGCCTTCTATTACTCCAAGGATGAGAAGCTCTTGGTTTATGACTATGTTCCACCGGGTAGCCTTTCAGCTGCTTTGCATGGTATGTTCTTTATTTCAAGTCTTTTTTGAACTATCAAGCATTTCATTGCCTGTTTTAATTTTGAAACTTGTTTTGAGCTTCGAGTATGTTTGTTCAAGTTGATGGTATTGCTGATCCCTGCTGTGAATATAGATGACTAAAATACCACAAGAGCAATAACAGTATTTTTGAAGGAAACAAAACCCGGTGTTTGAACACTTacttacttcctccgttcctaaatataaatctttggaGAGATTCTACTacggactacatatggatgtatatagacatactttagagtgtagattcactcatttggatccgtatgtagtccgtagtggaatctctaaaaaaacttttatttaggaacggagggagtagatgacaagtacATGCAATTCTATATTAGGAATTGCCTTCAAATATGTAACACTGTGAAATTGTTCATGAAATAATTAGGAACCTGCAGTTTGTTCAATGCAATCTAAGAAAATCATGAGTTGGAAAACAAAATTATGCATAAACAAGTTGGGCAGTTGCACTTTGGCATGGTGAGAACTGAGGTCGCCTTTATGTTAATCTTTCGGAATCTTGAAGTGAACGATGAAGTCAATTCCTTAGATATAGGAAATTCTGAGTTGGTTATTCTGAATTAGATAAGAAGATCATACAACATTAgtagtacttcctccgtcacggtttggAAGGCGTAGTTCCGTTTACATGCATTTTCAGAATAAAAAAGGATTAAGGCGTATGACATTTAATACTTGATTAATTAGGAATACTAGTAGGCTGCATGCACTTCTCTTTTAGTGGTTCTATAAGTTACTGTGCATTATCTTCTCAAATAGTTAGACGCCGTATGGTTATTGTGTGAGCACTTGCAAAAAAAATTAGAGTCAATCAAGATGTACCTTGGTCCCAGAGATTGCTCATGTGTGCCTTCTAAAccatgacggagggagtactatacatTCCTTATATGCTGCCTTTCGAGCCTTGGCCATAATGTGCTGAAAGAAAATGGAAGATATTTTGAGGCAGTGCAACCTGATGTCAGCAAGTACCTTCCGCACTGATTTTGTTTAGTGTAGGACCTCTACTTCTTTTCTGAATTTCTGCTGAACATTCAGAGGGAATTGTTATTGTGGTTTGGTAGCTACAATTGTTTAAACTTTTGAGCTGTTGTCGTTCTATGGATGCTGAAATGTGAAATGTGTAGATAAGAATAGGTGCTGGTCTTTTTAACCTGTATAGTTAACTTTCATCTTGATGTACCACATTTTTTTTAAACGACGAAAGTACATGATCACAGACTTACCATCAATTGTAAATAATACACAGGGAACAAATCTGCTGGAAGAGCAGCACTGGACTGGGAGACGAGAGTGAAGATATCGGTCGGCGCGGCACGGGCGATCGCCCACCTCCACACCGGAGCAGGCGGCAAGTTCATCCACGGCAACATCAAGTCGAACAACGTGCTCCTCTCGCGGGGGCTCAGCGCGTGCGTCTCCGACTTCGGCCTCGCGCAGCTCATGGCGCCCCCCCACGTCCACCCGCGGCTCGTCGGGTACCGCGCGCCGGAGGTCCTCGAGAACAGGAAGCCGACGCAAAAGTCGGATGTGTACAGCTTCGGCGTGCTGCTCCTGGAGATGCTGACGGGGAAGGCCCCCCTCCGGTCCCCCGGTCGCGACGACTCCATCGAGCACCTCCCGAGGTGGGTGCAGTCGGTGGTGCGCGAGGAGTGGACCTCGGAGGTGTTCGACGTCGACCTGCAGAGGCACCCCAACACCGAGAACGAGATGGTGCAGCTGCTCCAGGTCGGCATGGCGTGCGTCGCCGTTCATCCGGACCAGCGGCCGAGGATGGAGGAGGTggtcgcgaggatcgaggaggtcCGGAGCTCCGGCTCCgggacgacgacgaggacctcCCCCGAGGACAAGCCCAGGGAGGAGCACATCCGGATCACCTGACCTGACTCCTGAGGCGGCAAAAAGTTGGTCTGATGCAGATAAGTAACGACGTGCCAAGCTCTCGATCGTTgtaggtggtagtgccgttgagcTCCTTAATTACTTGCGCACAACGACTATGATACTATTCAATTCGATTGCCCGCGTGTTAGTGATTAATCCAGTTTGCATGCTACATTGCTGCTAGGTAGCAAGTCGTCCTTGTTGAACGATATGTGTGCCGTGTGCGTGCATGTATATCTTTGATTGATTCCGTTGTAACCTTCTCCCCCTATTTTTCAGGCACGTAGACTAAGGGCATATACAATGAGGTCTTGATTCCGTTG encodes:
- the LOC123444618 gene encoding probable inactive receptor kinase At5g58300; protein product: MQHLLLIAFLSASFFLHYPPCAKGADLNSDKQALLAFSASLPHARKINWTLTTQVCTSWVGVTCTPDGKRVRMLRLPAVGLFGPMPSNILGKLDALEVLSLRSNRLTVSLPPDVASIPSLHSLYLQRNNLSGIIPTSLSSNLAYLDLSYNSFVGEIPLKVQNMTELTGLSLQNNSLSGPIPDLHLPKLRYLNLSYNNLSGPIPASLQKFPASSFLGNAFLCGFPLESCPGTAPSPSPNAPPSQESNLEKFWRKHHKIIIIAILAGGAAILLILIIILVTCICKRKGGGEPGAASSSSKGKGVAGGRAEKSKPEYSSGVQEAERNKLVFFEGCSYNFDLEDLLRASAEVLGKGSYGTTYKAVLEDGTTVVVKRLKEVVAGKKEFEQQMEIIDRLGQHQGVVPLRAFYYSKDEKLLVYDYVPPGSLSAALHGNKSAGRAALDWETRVKISVGAARAIAHLHTGAGGKFIHGNIKSNNVLLSRGLSACVSDFGLAQLMAPPHVHPRLVGYRAPEVLENRKPTQKSDVYSFGVLLLEMLTGKAPLRSPGRDDSIEHLPRWVQSVVREEWTSEVFDVDLQRHPNTENEMVQLLQVGMACVAVHPDQRPRMEEVVARIEEVRSSGSGTTTRTSPEDKPREEHIRIT